The Dehalogenimonas lykanthroporepellens BL-DC-9 genome includes a window with the following:
- a CDS encoding Site-specific DNA-methyltransferase (adenine-specific) (KEGG: blt:Balat_1447 modification methylase (adenine-specificmethyltransferase)), giving the protein MHAYNCPNQKDWFLKRDWFLLLERNDVIESKPLNRRLSAAKAAKQDEFYTQYVDIQKEIEAYLEFDPNTFRGKVVYCNCDDPFESNFFKYFAANFNKLGLKKLITTSYDGSPIAGQLNLFPEYNEGNGKRQKPKAVAFIIDHVKDEDGDGAANVTDVSLFLKRNKAARIALKGNDQYPGGDFRSPECLAFLKETDIVVTNPPFSLFREYVAQLMEYGKKFVIIGPKSAITYKEIFPLIKESKLWLGSGFANGNAYFSIPTHACREFADGVYDETTGLVKFRNVGWFTNLDHGRRHEKLPLMTMADNLKFSKHKEIKGKAAYARYDNYDAIEVPFTDAIPNDYEGIMGVPITFLDKYNPEQFEIIGLAAGNIRGLAGIPSATGKDGPYMDGKLKYGRILIRHRHPTKEKK; this is encoded by the coding sequence TTGCACGCCTATAATTGCCCTAATCAAAAGGACTGGTTTTTAAAAAGGGACTGGTTTCTGTTGCTAGAAAGAAATGACGTCATAGAAAGCAAACCACTCAACCGTCGTCTGAGCGCCGCCAAGGCCGCCAAGCAGGACGAGTTCTACACTCAGTACGTCGACATCCAGAAAGAAATCGAAGCCTACCTCGAGTTCGACCCGAACACCTTTCGCGGCAAGGTCGTCTACTGCAACTGCGACGATCCCTTCGAGAGCAACTTCTTCAAGTACTTCGCCGCCAACTTCAACAAGCTCGGCCTGAAGAAGCTCATCACCACCAGCTACGATGGCTCCCCCATCGCCGGGCAATTAAACCTGTTCCCGGAATACAACGAGGGCAACGGCAAGCGCCAAAAACCGAAAGCGGTCGCATTCATTATTGATCATGTGAAGGACGAAGACGGTGACGGTGCCGCCAATGTGACCGACGTATCCTTATTCCTCAAACGCAACAAGGCTGCCCGTATCGCCCTCAAGGGCAACGATCAATACCCCGGCGGCGACTTCCGTAGCCCCGAATGCCTTGCCTTCCTCAAAGAAACCGATATCGTAGTCACCAACCCGCCGTTCTCGCTGTTCCGTGAGTACGTGGCACAGCTCATGGAGTACGGGAAGAAATTCGTCATCATCGGACCGAAGAGTGCCATCACCTACAAAGAGATTTTCCCGCTGATCAAAGAATCTAAGCTTTGGCTAGGGTCAGGATTCGCTAACGGGAACGCCTACTTCAGCATTCCAACCCATGCATGCCGAGAGTTCGCAGATGGCGTTTATGACGAAACCACAGGGCTGGTGAAGTTCCGTAATGTCGGATGGTTCACCAACCTCGACCATGGCCGTCGTCACGAGAAACTTCCACTAATGACAATGGCAGACAACCTGAAGTTCAGCAAGCACAAGGAGATAAAGGGCAAGGCGGCCTACGCCAGGTACGACAACTACGACGCCATTGAAGTGCCGTTCACCGATGCCATTCCCAACGACTACGAAGGTATCATGGGCGTCCCCATTACCTTCCTTGACAAGTACAACCCTGAGCAGTTCGAGATCATCGGGTTAGCCGCGGGGAATATTCGCGGACTTGCCGGCATTCCCAGTGCTACCGGCAAGGACGGGCCATACATGGATGGCAAACTGAAATACGGCCGCATCCTCATCCGCCACCGCCACCCGACAAAGGAGAAAAAATAG
- a CDS encoding drug resistance transporter, EmrB/QacA subfamily (KEGG: deg:DehalGT_1341 drug resistance transporter, EmrB/QacA subfamily~TIGRFAM: drug resistance transporter, EmrB/QacA subfamily~PFAM: major facilitator superfamily MFS_1), protein MSPNPKTALVMLGVMLTLMLSSLDQTIVATAMPRIVQEFQGLSHLSWVFTAYMLASAVTVPIYGKLTDIFGRRNLFLLAVVIFLIGSMLSGVAQSMTQLILFRGLQGIGGGAIMVNSFAIVGDLFPPAQRGKYQGLLGAVSGVTAIAGPLLGGWLSDAFSWRWIFYVNIPVGLAALGVMAAALPKHLPTHASGNRSIDYIGAALITLTLVPLLLALVWGGSEYSWGSGTIIGLLSVAVVSLVLFIWRELRAKDPILSMGLFRNRVFTVSIIAVFFSGLGMFGSILFIPVFAQGVIGVSATNSGLILMPMSLAMVTASIISGQLVSRTGNYKILAVFGMALATFGMALFSQIGPATTSGGLVLRMIITGLGLGVTMPIFTLAVQNAFDHSRLGEVTAGTQLFRSVGGTVGVAVLGGVMNAGLASRLTDISADPFVQAVREISPTTPVTIDGNTIQAFLTPDGQAEILGMLSQAPPAVQDQLTSAFHSFVETLKTAYSASIDQVFIVGAILLGLGTLTTIFLPQLPLRQTNHQPAAEEAGITLDLEFGQSDKKHQPSL, encoded by the coding sequence ATGTCACCCAATCCTAAAACCGCCCTCGTTATGCTCGGCGTCATGCTGACGCTGATGCTGTCTTCCCTCGACCAGACCATCGTAGCTACCGCCATGCCGCGCATCGTTCAGGAGTTCCAGGGGCTGTCCCACCTGTCATGGGTCTTCACCGCCTACATGCTGGCTTCGGCGGTCACCGTGCCCATCTACGGCAAGCTGACCGACATCTTCGGCCGGCGCAACCTCTTCCTGCTGGCCGTGGTCATCTTCCTTATAGGCTCCATGCTGTCCGGCGTGGCGCAGAGCATGACCCAGCTCATTCTGTTTCGCGGCCTTCAGGGTATCGGCGGCGGCGCCATCATGGTCAATTCCTTCGCCATCGTCGGTGACCTCTTCCCACCGGCTCAGCGTGGCAAGTATCAGGGACTGCTGGGGGCGGTTTCCGGGGTTACGGCGATTGCCGGGCCTTTGCTCGGTGGCTGGCTGTCCGATGCCTTCTCCTGGCGCTGGATCTTCTACGTCAATATCCCGGTCGGCCTGGCGGCCCTTGGTGTCATGGCCGCCGCCCTGCCCAAACATCTGCCGACCCACGCCAGTGGTAACCGCTCCATCGACTATATCGGCGCGGCGCTCATCACCCTGACACTGGTGCCTTTACTGCTGGCGCTGGTCTGGGGCGGTTCGGAATACTCCTGGGGTTCCGGTACCATCATCGGCCTGCTTTCGGTGGCGGTCGTTTCTCTGGTGCTTTTCATCTGGCGTGAACTGCGGGCTAAAGACCCTATCCTCTCGATGGGCCTGTTCCGGAACCGTGTCTTTACCGTGTCGATTATAGCCGTCTTCTTCAGCGGTCTGGGCATGTTCGGCTCTATCCTGTTCATTCCGGTCTTCGCCCAGGGCGTCATCGGCGTATCGGCCACCAACTCCGGGCTAATTCTCATGCCTATGTCTCTGGCTATGGTCACCGCGTCCATCATTAGCGGTCAGTTGGTTTCACGTACCGGCAATTATAAAATCCTGGCCGTTTTCGGCATGGCGCTGGCCACTTTCGGCATGGCGCTCTTCTCCCAAATCGGTCCTGCCACCACGTCCGGTGGACTGGTACTGCGTATGATTATCACCGGCCTGGGCCTGGGCGTCACCATGCCCATCTTCACCCTGGCGGTGCAGAACGCTTTCGACCACTCCCGGCTGGGTGAGGTCACCGCCGGTACGCAACTTTTCCGCTCCGTCGGCGGCACCGTCGGCGTAGCCGTCCTCGGCGGTGTCATGAACGCTGGCCTGGCTTCCCGGCTAACCGATATTTCGGCTGACCCCTTCGTTCAGGCGGTCAGGGAAATCTCACCGACCACGCCGGTAACCATCGACGGCAACACCATTCAGGCCTTTCTGACTCCGGACGGGCAGGCGGAGATTCTGGGCATGCTTTCCCAGGCGCCACCGGCTGTTCAGGATCAGTTGACCTCAGCGTTTCATAGTTTTGTAGAAACGCTGAAAACCGCGTACTCTGCCTCCATCGACCAGGTTTTCATCGTCGGCGCCATACTGCTGGGGCTGGGCACGCTGACGACCATTTTTCTGCCGCAACTGCCCCTGCGGCAAACGAACCATCAACCGGCGGCGGAAGAAGCCGGCATCACGCTGGATCTGGAATTCGGTCAGTCGGACAAGAAACACCAGCCGTCGTTGTAA
- a CDS encoding transcriptional regulator, MarR family (KEGG: deg:DehalGT_1342 transcriptional regulator, MarR family~PFAM: regulatory protein MarR~SMART: regulatory protein MarR): protein MLDRKQRIGFLMGRFHSLKRLMAPEAHQTPSGDCLAHSQWLALHLISENEGIGLKDLAGLLGVSSSAATQLVDNLVGKGLLERRPSPDDRRALILNLPEDSRRKVEQVRQERLERLTGLFSALDDAELETLIHIIEKIVDSKNIQ, encoded by the coding sequence ATGCTCGACCGCAAACAGCGTATCGGTTTCCTGATGGGCCGCTTCCATTCCCTGAAGCGCCTGATGGCGCCCGAAGCCCACCAGACCCCCTCCGGTGACTGCCTGGCCCATTCCCAGTGGCTGGCCCTGCATCTTATTTCGGAGAATGAAGGAATCGGCCTGAAAGACCTGGCCGGTTTGCTCGGCGTCTCTTCCAGCGCCGCCACCCAGCTCGTCGATAACCTGGTCGGCAAGGGCCTCTTGGAACGCCGTCCGTCGCCTGATGACCGCCGCGCTCTAATTCTGAACCTGCCTGAAGACAGCCGCCGGAAGGTGGAGCAGGTGCGGCAGGAGCGCCTGGAACGGCTGACCGGTCTCTTTTCGGCCCTCGACGACGCCGAACTGGAAACACTGATTCACATCATCGAAAAGATCGTCGATTCCAAAAATATTCAGTAG
- a CDS encoding hypothetical protein (KEGG: mbn:Mboo_2131 hypothetical protein), with the protein MIAIDPGSIAQIMQNTNGIWTVPDTIVNAISQKLTSDTNTLEDEKERFEKEFRDCRKSDSPINIDYYLKGEVSLDAYTAFYLPRYSLIPAISFRDLSLHSNLKQLPDEIKILDMGSGTGAITLGLLHFLTELGYPRESIQIVNLDCCGPATKRRKDLISSCGFDRYHIAHETIDFNHTSILSSTLEYYGPFDYIFTGSCLTELDHTVIDTLIKLFSRTLSEPGAIIIAEARRTYTGNLIHRLALNAPNHGLNVYYPCIDMHCSSSSCWCWREHSYAPPNIRLPDGKRLTGVDNNLTLNWLILTKLPVRILDNFQAREPELRWDIINKEPKPHYQNTENFGVCSDEDIMLDVSKVGRHHCRRGSIVGFDNNGVVQRVVTL; encoded by the coding sequence ATGATAGCAATTGACCCGGGATCCATTGCCCAAATAATGCAGAACACAAACGGAATTTGGACTGTTCCAGATACAATTGTCAACGCCATCTCTCAGAAATTAACATCAGATACTAATACTCTCGAGGATGAAAAAGAACGGTTTGAAAAGGAGTTCAGAGACTGCCGAAAAAGTGATTCCCCGATAAATATTGACTACTACCTTAAGGGCGAAGTAAGTCTTGATGCCTATACAGCATTTTATTTACCACGCTATTCTTTAATACCAGCGATAAGCTTCCGCGACCTGTCACTGCACTCGAATCTGAAACAATTACCGGACGAAATAAAAATACTAGATATGGGAAGCGGTACAGGTGCGATTACTCTTGGTTTACTCCACTTTCTAACTGAACTTGGCTACCCACGCGAGTCAATCCAGATAGTGAACTTGGATTGTTGTGGTCCAGCAACAAAAAGAAGAAAGGATTTGATCAGTTCATGCGGGTTTGACAGGTACCATATTGCCCACGAAACAATTGACTTCAATCACACGTCTATTTTGAGTTCAACATTAGAGTATTATGGACCATTTGATTATATCTTTACCGGAAGCTGTCTTACCGAGCTCGATCATACGGTAATAGATACGCTTATCAAATTATTCTCACGTACACTTAGCGAACCAGGGGCGATAATTATTGCCGAGGCACGGCGAACATATACCGGAAACTTGATCCATAGGCTGGCGCTGAATGCTCCAAATCACGGATTGAATGTATATTATCCTTGTATTGATATGCATTGTTCTTCATCATCTTGCTGGTGTTGGCGCGAACACAGCTATGCTCCTCCAAACATTCGGCTACCCGATGGTAAACGACTCACCGGCGTCGACAACAATCTTACCCTTAATTGGTTGATTCTTACAAAATTACCGGTCCGGATATTAGATAATTTTCAAGCCAGAGAGCCTGAGCTTCGTTGGGATATAATTAACAAAGAGCCAAAGCCGCATTATCAAAATACTGAAAACTTCGGCGTTTGTAGTGATGAAGATATAATGTTGGATGTTAGTAAAGTCGGGCGCCACCACTGTAGACGTGGTTCAATCGTAGGTTTCGATAATAACGGCGTAGTTCAAAGGGTGGTAACATTATAG
- a CDS encoding protein of unknown function DUF262 (PFAM: protein of unknown function DUF262~KEGG: blt:Balat_1446 hypothetical protein) — MKTTLRTDLTVADVCNGFVYNQLEGRGLFGLGGKLTIQPEYQRNYIYAESEGKREQAVIHSLLKGYPLGLIYFNKVTADKFEVLDGQQRITSIGRFVTNKFAIMDNGNPKNFDSLPLDQQKRIKESKLLIYECEGAETEIKQWFETINIAGVPLNAQELLNAIYSGPFVTLAKAEFSNSQNANIQKWSAYIKGSANRQNFLERALDWVSKGDIGSYMSAHRNDKDINELKTYFNSVIDWISTVFTDVKKEMQGLEWGKLYEQYHSQSYNPEKVSADVKRLYADPYVKKKRGVFEFILGGQQDTKLLEVRVFDDATKQSVYEKQTDVAQAKGESNCPLCAIGHNANKSRIYKFNEMDADHVSAWSKGGDSSPENCEMLCITHNRAKGNL; from the coding sequence GTGAAAACTACCCTCCGTACCGATCTCACCGTCGCCGATGTCTGCAATGGTTTCGTTTACAACCAGCTCGAAGGAAGAGGCCTCTTCGGGCTAGGCGGTAAACTTACCATCCAGCCGGAGTATCAGCGGAACTATATCTACGCTGAGAGCGAAGGAAAACGCGAGCAGGCGGTCATACACTCGCTACTCAAAGGGTATCCGCTCGGGCTGATCTACTTCAACAAGGTCACTGCGGATAAGTTCGAAGTCTTGGACGGCCAGCAGCGAATAACCAGTATCGGGCGGTTCGTTACGAATAAATTCGCCATCATGGATAACGGCAATCCGAAGAATTTCGACAGCCTGCCTCTCGACCAGCAGAAGCGGATTAAAGAATCTAAGCTACTGATCTACGAGTGCGAGGGGGCGGAAACAGAGATCAAGCAGTGGTTCGAAACGATCAACATCGCCGGCGTCCCTCTCAACGCGCAGGAGCTCCTAAATGCCATCTACTCGGGGCCATTCGTTACACTTGCGAAGGCCGAGTTCAGCAACAGCCAGAACGCCAACATCCAAAAATGGAGTGCCTACATCAAGGGTAGCGCCAACCGGCAGAACTTTCTGGAGCGGGCACTCGATTGGGTGAGCAAGGGCGACATCGGTAGCTACATGAGCGCTCACCGCAACGATAAGGACATCAATGAACTCAAGACCTACTTCAACAGCGTAATCGACTGGATTTCAACGGTTTTCACAGATGTTAAGAAAGAGATGCAGGGTTTAGAGTGGGGCAAGCTCTACGAGCAATATCACTCCCAGTCATACAACCCGGAGAAGGTGTCCGCCGACGTGAAGCGGCTCTACGCCGACCCCTACGTAAAGAAGAAACGCGGGGTATTCGAGTTCATCCTTGGCGGCCAGCAGGACACGAAGCTCCTTGAGGTGCGCGTCTTTGATGACGCCACCAAGCAGTCAGTCTATGAGAAGCAAACAGACGTGGCACAGGCGAAGGGCGAGTCCAACTGTCCGCTCTGCGCAATTGGACACAACGCGAACAAAAGCAGAATCTATAAGTTTAACGAAATGGACGCCGACCACGTTTCCGCGTGGAGCAAGGGCGGCGACAGCTCGCCTGAGAATTGCGAAATGCTATGCATTACCCACAATCGGGCCAAAGGTAATTTATAG
- a CDS encoding transposase IS4 family protein (PFAM: transposase IS4 family protein~KEGG: nha:Nham_4268 transposase, IS4), with protein MKTLSFASLAYANKKKQTRREVFLQEMDRVIPWKELLEIIVEYYPKAGNGRHPMPLERMLRIYFMQQWYGLSDPAMEDALYDIESMRRFAGIDIQSDPVPDESTILHFRHLLEKHNLTMALFEKTRNYLSDKGLLLKEGTIVDATIINAPSSTKNRDKARDPQMRQTKKGNQWYFGMKAHIGADTGKGLAHTIVVTDASVHDSQVMDKLLHGEEKAVYGDKAYTSEERQRRYESRGIDWRVKRKASRHYQLTPEDAEFNRRQGKVRAKGEHAFLVVKHLWRYRKVKYKGLHKNMVQVFSLFTLANLYLVRRELSMMAT; from the coding sequence ATGAAGACCTTGTCATTTGCCAGTCTGGCTTATGCTAACAAAAAGAAACAGACGCGACGGGAAGTATTCCTTCAGGAAATGGATCGGGTAATTCCCTGGAAAGAACTACTGGAAATCATAGTTGAGTATTACCCCAAAGCCGGTAATGGTCGACATCCAATGCCGCTGGAGCGCATGCTACGGATATATTTCATGCAACAGTGGTACGGTTTATCGGATCCGGCGATGGAAGACGCGCTTTACGATATAGAATCGATGAGACGATTTGCCGGAATCGATATCCAATCTGACCCTGTACCGGATGAAAGTACTATACTGCATTTTCGTCATCTGCTGGAGAAGCACAATCTGACCATGGCGTTATTTGAAAAGACAAGGAATTATCTTTCAGACAAAGGTTTATTGTTAAAAGAAGGGACAATAGTCGACGCTACGATAATCAATGCGCCATCTTCGACCAAAAACCGGGATAAGGCCCGAGACCCACAGATGCGACAGACCAAAAAGGGGAATCAGTGGTATTTTGGCATGAAGGCTCATATAGGCGCAGACACCGGCAAGGGACTGGCGCATACGATAGTGGTGACCGATGCCTCAGTTCATGATTCACAGGTCATGGATAAGTTACTGCACGGAGAGGAAAAGGCGGTCTATGGAGATAAAGCCTATACCAGTGAGGAAAGGCAAAGACGTTACGAATCCCGAGGCATTGATTGGCGGGTAAAACGCAAAGCCAGCCGGCACTATCAACTGACACCGGAAGACGCCGAGTTTAACCGAAGACAAGGCAAAGTTCGAGCCAAGGGTGAGCATGCGTTTCTGGTGGTCAAGCATCTATGGCGATACCGGAAGGTCAAATACAAAGGCCTCCACAAGAATATGGTGCAGGTCTTCAGCCTGTTCACGCTGGCTAATTTATATCTGGTACGCCGGGAATTAAGCATGATGGCAACCTGA
- a CDS encoding DNA repair protein RadA (KEGG: deg:DehalGT_0055 DNA repair protein RadA~TIGRFAM: DNA repair protein RadA~SMART: AAA ATPase), which translates to MPKQKLVFVCSGCGNESPKWQGKCPGCGEWNTMYEQAVSTAKPAARRKPAGANLPQSLSDIKLDAGAERLPVGLGEIDRVLGGGLVPGSLTLIGGEPGIGKSTLLLQISALLAEGAPVLYVSGEETRHQIKTRAARLGIDGKQLYLLNETDLEAITEELDRLSPGLAVIDSIQTIYTPDLEMAPGGVSQVRECAARLVRWAKSTQVPVLIAGHVTKDGAIAGPRLLEHIVDTVLYLEGEQFSSYRILRSVKNRYGSVNEVGIFEMKPQGLTEVQNPSEVFLSRDRQNPIGSAVVPVLEGSRPLLVEIQALTNATSFGQPRRTANGLDFGRLLIITAVLSRRAYLKLGNQDVIASVTGGLNVAEPAADLAAAIAIASSYKNIAVDPRLAAIGEVGLSGEIRNVPQLERRLSEARRLGFTAAIVPASARARSEWPDFKLIHARDIRQALGAALTGQAETEELFPDTTD; encoded by the coding sequence ATGCCTAAACAAAAACTGGTCTTCGTCTGTTCCGGGTGCGGTAACGAAAGCCCCAAGTGGCAGGGCAAGTGCCCCGGGTGCGGCGAATGGAACACCATGTACGAACAGGCGGTCAGCACCGCCAAACCGGCGGCGCGCCGCAAGCCGGCCGGCGCCAATCTGCCCCAGAGCCTGTCCGACATCAAACTGGACGCCGGTGCGGAACGCCTGCCGGTAGGCCTGGGCGAAATAGACCGGGTGCTGGGTGGGGGGCTTGTACCCGGGTCTCTCACACTCATCGGCGGTGAGCCTGGCATCGGCAAGTCCACCCTTCTATTACAGATCTCCGCCCTGCTGGCCGAGGGCGCGCCGGTGCTGTACGTTTCCGGCGAGGAAACCCGCCACCAGATAAAAACGCGCGCGGCGCGGCTGGGCATCGACGGCAAGCAGTTATACCTGCTGAACGAAACCGACCTGGAAGCGATTACCGAGGAACTGGACCGGCTGTCGCCGGGACTGGCGGTCATCGACTCCATCCAGACAATCTATACCCCCGACCTGGAGATGGCCCCCGGCGGCGTATCCCAAGTGCGGGAATGCGCCGCCCGGCTGGTGCGGTGGGCCAAGTCCACCCAGGTGCCGGTGCTGATTGCCGGCCACGTCACCAAGGACGGGGCCATCGCCGGGCCGCGACTGCTGGAGCATATCGTGGACACGGTGCTGTACCTGGAGGGCGAGCAGTTCTCCAGCTACCGGATACTGCGGTCGGTCAAGAACCGCTACGGCTCGGTCAACGAGGTGGGCATCTTCGAGATGAAACCGCAGGGGCTGACCGAGGTGCAGAACCCTTCCGAAGTGTTTCTGTCACGCGACCGCCAGAACCCGATAGGCTCGGCGGTGGTGCCGGTGCTGGAAGGATCGCGGCCGCTCCTTGTCGAAATACAGGCGCTGACCAACGCCACCAGCTTCGGCCAGCCGCGCCGAACCGCCAACGGGCTGGATTTCGGGCGGCTCCTCATCATCACCGCGGTACTGTCGCGCCGGGCCTATCTCAAACTGGGTAACCAGGATGTCATCGCCTCGGTGACGGGTGGGCTGAACGTCGCCGAACCGGCCGCCGACCTGGCGGCGGCCATCGCCATCGCTTCCAGCTACAAGAACATCGCGGTGGACCCGCGTCTGGCGGCCATCGGCGAGGTGGGGCTGTCCGGGGAAATCCGCAACGTGCCGCAACTGGAAAGAAGGCTGAGCGAAGCGCGGCGGCTGGGCTTTACCGCCGCCATCGTACCGGCATCGGCCCGGGCCAGATCCGAATGGCCGGATTTCAAGCTGATTCACGCCCGGGACATCCGCCAGGCGCTGGGCGCGGCGCTGACCGGACAGGCGGAGACCGAAGAGCTGTTTCCGGACACGACCGACTGA
- a CDS encoding Domain of unknown function DUF1848 (PFAM: Domain of unknown function DUF1848~KEGG: chy:CHY_2128 hypothetical protein) — protein sequence MIISASRRTDLPAFYSEWFINRIQAGFCCVVNPLNAHQVSRVSLKPEDVTAIVLWSKNPAPLIPSLPILDRMGYRYYFQYTLNDYSNDLEQRIPPFHQRLDTFKSLANKIGQQRTIWRYDPIIFSPSLDESYHLDRFNKIATELNGSTNRVMISILDMYDKVSNRLEKQGQYFNTAYSPDPPGGKLLTFLRELHDIAGTNGMEIFSCAEETDFADAGIQHGHCIDTDLIRQLWHLPIKFKKDKGQRKACGCSVSKDIGANSTCLHECVYCYSTMSLELSRKRYKQHDPTSPFLWGTGNIPAEKELKPNHSQLELL from the coding sequence ATGATTATCTCAGCCAGTCGCAGAACTGATCTCCCAGCTTTCTATTCTGAATGGTTCATAAATAGGATCCAAGCTGGGTTCTGTTGTGTCGTAAATCCTTTGAATGCACATCAAGTCTCAAGGGTGTCTCTAAAACCAGAGGACGTAACCGCCATTGTTCTGTGGTCAAAAAACCCTGCACCTTTAATACCTTCTCTACCGATTTTAGACCGAATGGGATACCGTTATTATTTTCAATACACTTTAAATGATTACTCTAATGATCTCGAGCAACGAATTCCTCCTTTCCACCAAAGATTGGATACATTTAAAAGTCTTGCAAATAAAATAGGTCAACAACGAACCATTTGGCGATATGACCCCATAATATTTTCACCATCCCTGGATGAAAGTTACCATCTCGACCGCTTCAACAAGATTGCAACAGAACTGAATGGAAGCACAAATCGAGTAATGATTAGCATTCTCGATATGTACGATAAAGTAAGTAACCGCCTCGAAAAGCAGGGGCAATACTTCAACACCGCATACTCACCTGATCCTCCTGGGGGGAAACTTCTAACTTTTCTCCGAGAATTACACGATATCGCCGGAACTAATGGCATGGAGATATTTAGTTGTGCCGAAGAAACAGATTTTGCCGATGCGGGCATTCAGCATGGGCATTGCATCGACACCGATTTGATACGTCAGCTTTGGCACTTGCCGATTAAATTTAAGAAAGACAAAGGCCAAAGAAAAGCTTGCGGTTGCAGTGTAAGTAAAGATATTGGAGCTAACAGCACCTGCCTCCACGAATGCGTCTATTGCTACTCAACAATGAGCCTTGAACTTTCACGAAAACGTTATAAACAGCATGACCCAACATCACCTTTTCTCTGGGGTACCGGTAATATTCCCGCCGAAAAAGAACTAAAACCAAATCACTCCCAACTTGAGTTATTATAA
- a CDS encoding protein of unknown function DUF454 (PFAM: protein of unknown function DUF454~KEGG: tau:Tola_1008 protein of unknown function DUF454): MKQTIRILLIFVGTVSVGLGILGIFLPLLPTTPLLLLAAACYARSSQRFHDWLLNHRVFGEYIRNYRDHRAIRYRAKVTAISLLWITIGISIFLVGYFWVRLLLLGIAVGVTWHLLSLKTIRS; the protein is encoded by the coding sequence TTGAAACAAACAATTCGTATATTACTAATATTTGTCGGTACCGTTTCCGTCGGCCTGGGCATACTGGGCATCTTCCTTCCGTTACTCCCGACAACACCGCTTCTGCTTCTGGCGGCGGCCTGCTACGCCCGCAGTTCCCAGCGTTTCCATGACTGGTTGTTAAATCACCGGGTGTTCGGCGAATACATCCGCAACTACCGCGACCACCGGGCCATCAGGTACCGGGCCAAGGTGACGGCCATCAGCCTGCTATGGATAACCATCGGCATCAGCATTTTTCTGGTGGGTTACTTCTGGGTCAGGTTGCTTCTGCTGGGTATCGCCGTGGGCGTCACCTGGCACCTGCTGTCACTCAAAACCATCCGCTCGTAA